A region of Salvia splendens isolate huo1 chromosome 17, SspV2, whole genome shotgun sequence DNA encodes the following proteins:
- the LOC121775486 gene encoding U-box domain-containing protein 8-like: MAAELPDDFKCPISLEIMSDPVILSSGHTFDRASIQRWLDAGHRSCPITKLSLPDPPSLIPNHALRSLISNFTLLSLPKPPQTPNPQSLIHLLTSRSSQLEQKLNSLDQLARLCKRDSSIRRRLAESGAVSAVLNCIGSGEPGLQEKSLHFVLNLSLDDDCKIGLVAEGIVGKIVYALHCGVGDSRAVAATVLTSLAVLEVNKVTIGSYPDAIPGLVSLLQIGNSRERKEAATALFTLCSFSDNRIRAIQSGAVPILIQNADSGLERAVEVLGLLAKCKLARDEMLRFCGFLDVLIGIVSNGSSRGVQYALLTLSSLCCYNEKMGLEALREGLFETCVGLLEDDNEKVRRNANMLIQILQGKRKNV; the protein is encoded by the coding sequence atggCCGCCGAATTGCCGGACGATTTCAAATGCCCCATTTCTCTCGAGATAATGTCCGACCCCGTCATCCTCTCCTCCGGCCACACCTTCGATCGCGCCTCCATCCAGCGGTGGCTCGACGCCGGCCACCGCTCCTGCCCAATTACCAAATTGTCCCTCCCGGACCCCCCTTCCCTCATCCCCAACCACGCCCTCCGCAGCCTCATCTCCAATTTCACCCTCCTCTCCCTCCCAAAGCCCCCCCAAACCCCCAATCCGCAATCCCTAATTCACCTCCTCACCTCCCGCTCCTCCCAGCTCGAACAAAAGCTCAATTCGCTCGACCAGCTCGCCCGCCTCTGCAAGCGCGACTCCTCAATTCGCCGCCGATTGGCCGAGTCCGGCGCCGTGTCGGCGGTTCTGAACTGCATCGGGTCGGGGGAGCCCGGCCTCCAGGAGAAATCCCTCCATTTTGTCCTCAATCTCAGCCTCGACGACGACTGCAAGATAGGGCTCGTCGCCGAGGGAATCGTCGGGAAAATCGTCTACGCGCTCCACTGCGGCGTCGGCGACTCACGCGCGGTCGCCGCCACCGTGCTCACCAGCCTCGCCGTGCTCGAGGTCAACAAGGTCACGATCGGGTCATACCCGGACGCGATCCCGGGTCTGGTTTCCCTCCTACAAATTGGCAATTCAAGAGAGCGGAAGGAAGCGGCCACCGCGTTGTTCACTCTCTGCTCCTTCTCCGACAATCGAATTCGCGCAATTCAGTCCGGGGCGGTGCCGATTCTGATCCAAAACGCCGATTCGGGCCTCGAGCGGGCCGTGGAGGTCCTCGGCCTCCTCGCAAAATGCAAGCTTGCTAGAGATGAAATGCTGAGATTTTGTGGGTTTTTGGATGTTTTAATTGGGATTGTGAGCAATGGGAGCTCAAGAGGAGTGCAGTATGCTCTGCTGACTCTGAGCTCCCTCTGTTGCTACAATGAAAAGATGGGTTTGGAGGCTTTGAGAGAGGGATTGTTTGAGACATGTGTAGGTTTATTGGAGGATGACAATGAGAAGGTGAGGAGGAATGCTAATATGTTGATTCAGATATTGCAAGGGAAGAGGAAAAATGTATGA